One Fusarium musae strain F31 chromosome 6, whole genome shotgun sequence DNA segment encodes these proteins:
- a CDS encoding hypothetical protein (EggNog:ENOG41): MTENRQRNVLVTGANGYIGSAVCRAFVRAGWNTYGLIRNPQAREELALSEIIPVVGSFTDLSFLETLFEEVNTFDAIVSCTEKIPGYAVHFEEVMDCVKRLAQKSNENGVRPLVLWSSGCKDYGMTGLHGTPGLAPHTEESPLNAPEILKERTTNSARVFDFTELFDAVVIRPTCVFGYSNSYYGAIFDYAANQREKGSDVLRIPGDPNSIMHATHVDDCGEAYISLARLDDRQAVGGQFFNVSGYRYETLKEVAGAVAKEYGFDRGVQFVPASEAEASFPPGLHFVFSFSQWVGSEKLRSLTGWIGKRALFSQGIHAHRLAYEAYKGRGHGNVAEVQKRIGGNFNAEN; this comes from the coding sequence ATGACTGAAAACAGACAACGCAACGTACTGGTTACTGGAGCCAATGGTTATATCGGCTCAGCAGTTTGTCGAGCCTTTGTCAGAGCAGGTTGGAATACCTATGGTCTCATCAGAAACCCACAAGCTCGAGAGGAACTTGCACTTTCTGAAATTATTCCGGTAGTGGGATCTTTTACTGATCTCAGTTTCCTGGAAACACTTTTCGAAGAGGTCAACACTTTCGATGCCATCGTCAGCTGCACGGAAAAGATCCCAGGCTATGCTGTACACTTTGAAGAGGTCATGGATTGTGTGAAGAGATTGGCTCAGAAGAGCAACGAAAACGGAGTTCGACCTCTAGTTCTCTGGTCGTCTGGATGCAAAGACTATGGAATGACTGGTCTTCACGGCACACCTGGTCTGGCACCTCATACTGAAGAGTCTCCGTTGAATGCACCAGAGATACTGAAAGAACGTACGACGAACTCTGCCAGGGTCTTCGACTTCACGGAGCTCTTCGACGCGGTGGTCATCAGACCAACATGTGTCTTTGGATATTCAAACAGCTACTACGGTGCTATATTCGACTATGCTGCTAATCAGCGAGAAAAAGGATCTGATGTTCTTCGGATTCCTGGAGATCCTAACAGCATCATGCACGCAACCCATGTTGATGATTGCGGCGAGGCTTATATTTCTCTTGCGAGACTTGATGATCGACAAGCCGTCGGTGGCCAGTTCTTCAATGTATCTGGCTATCGCTATGAGACACTCAAAGAGGTTGCAGGAGCTGTGGCCAAAGAGTACGGGTTTGACAGAGGGGTCCAATTCGTCCCAGCTTCTGAGGCAGAGGCATCGTTTCCGCCAGGACTACATTtcgtcttcagcttcagtcAATGGGTAGGAAGTGAAAAGCTGCGGTCTTTGACAGGATGGATAGGCAAACGAGCGTTGTTCTCGCAGGGGATACACGCTCATAGGCTGGCCTACGAAGCCTATAAGGGCAGGGGCCATGGTAACGTCGCTGAAGTGCAGAAGAGGATTGGAGGGAACTTTAATGCAGAGAATTAA
- a CDS encoding hypothetical protein (CAZy:GT1): MDLSRIKSHGLGHVAIDDSDTDNGPSGNVIDDGRVKVQFHDTPQALAQWCEHLKEAFAADGADSEHLLPPKPSKPRRTSTVAFLPGVEKPAEGPRLNIAIHIVGSRGDVQPFIPIAQLLMKPPYGHRVRICTHASFKEFVEGQGVEFFNIGGDPEALMAYMVKNPGLLPNKDSLKEGDVGKRRKEMMEIISGTWRSCIEAGDGMGDPVKAATVKNVDDLFLADVIIANPPSMGHIHCAQKLNIPLHMVFTMPWSPTKAFPHPLAAMSYGDADAKVANYLSFMMMELLTWQGLGDLINKFRRQTLHLDPISPMWGFQLLSRLRIPYSYLWSQTLIPKPSDWDDHLNITGFSFLPLASSYTPPKDLLDFLEAGPPPIYIGFGSIVVKDPQALTNMILKAVELAGVRAIVSKGWGGVGVGQVPDNVYLIGNCPHDWLFQRVSAVVHHGGAGTTAAGIAAGRPTVIVPFFGDQPFWGQMMARAGAGPVSVPYKELTAEILADSIKFSLKPEVQEVAKDMAIQIGEEDGAGGTAQDIQDRLDIDSLRCDICPDRLASWLDRKSGAHLSGFAVGCLIDAGLLQSQNLKLLRHRHWYVDEGAEYPLVGAVAAVSGFASAIGTATSDYAERLRNSPGRGKTRRSSIDDTQEEVLTDPAEAKTGEARLRKGPRGANQKDMEILARKMATKTLNGAEPVFLTPKLRRPVTGLHQKHKKAWRAHEGGRNGRVFYVTRVTGKYIGDLAAASARAPVAFFYNIANGFHNAPSNFWNVEVRRRDEITGLGSGLKVAGKEFVLGFYDAFSGIVTKPYEDTKARGIKGLGRGLLRGGFGVCGNLGAACFGLPGYALKGFEKEMMKHTTTRLKAELLLIRLRQGHDDWQKATEGEREEVVRRWKALKL; encoded by the exons ATGGACCTCAGTCGCATCAAGTCCCATGGACTCGGCCATGTCGCGATTGATGACAGTGACACCGACAATGGCCCTTCAGGCAATGTCATCGACGATGGCCGCGTCAAAGTTCAATTCCACGACACTCCCCAAGCCCTGGCCCAATGGTGCGAACACCTAAAAGAGGCATTCGCAGCCGACGGCGCAGATTCAGAGCATTTACTACCGCCCAAGCCGTCAAAACCGCGTCGAACAAGCACCGTCGCTTTCCTCCCAGGTGTAGAGAAGCCAGCTGAAGGTCCCCGACTAAATATTGCCATTCATATCGTGGGCTCTCGAGGCGATGTCCAACCATTTATTCCGATCGCACAATTATTGATGAAGCCTCCCTATGGTCATCGAGTACGGATATGCACACATGCTAGTTTCAAGGAGTTTGTCGAAGGCCAAGGTGttgagttcttcaacattggCGGAGACCCCGAAGCTCTCATGGCGTACATGGTAAAGAACCCCGGATTGTTACCAAACAAGGACAGTCTCAAGGAAGGCGATGTTGGCAAAAGACGAAAAGAAATGATGGAGATTATCTCTGGTACCTGGAGGAGTTGTATCGAGGCTGGTGATGGAATGGGAGACCCTGTGAAAGCAGCCACAGTGAAAAACGTGGATGATCTATTCCTTGCGGatgtcatcatcgccaatcCTCCATCGATGGGCCATATTCACTGCGCTCAAAAGCTCAACATTCCATTGCACATGGTCTTCACAATGCCCTGGTCACCTACCAAAGCGTTCCCCCATCCTCTGGCGGCTATGAGCTACGGAGATGCCGACGCCAAGGTCGCCAACTACCTCtctttcatgatgatggagctTCTAACATGGCAAGG GTTGGGcgacctcatcaacaagttcCGCCGTCAAACACTTCACCTCGACCCCATCAGTCCCATGTGGGGATTCCAGCTTCTCTCCAGACTTCGCATTCCATACAGTTATCTCTGGTCACAAACATTGATTCCCAAGCCTTCTGACTGGGACGATCACTTGAATATCACCGGCTTTTCCTTCCTACCACTCGCGAGCTCTTACACGCCCCCCAAAGACCTTCTGGACTTTCTCGAAGCAGGACCTCCACCAATCTACATCGGATTCGGGTCAATCGTGGTCAAGGATCCGCAAGCGCTCACAAATATGATCTTGAAGGCAGTCGAGCTCGCGGGTGTTCGGGCGATCGTGTCGAAAGGGTGGGGCGGAGTCGGAGTTGGCCAAGTCCCCGATAACGTCTATCTCATCGGAAATTGTCCGCACGATTGGCTCTTCCAACGAGTATCGGCTGTTGTTCACCACGGTGGCGCCGGTACCACCGCTGCCGGTATAGCGGCCGGTCGTCCAACTGTTATTGTACCCTTCTTTGGAGACCAGCCTTTCTGGGGTCAGATGATGGCTCGCGCTGGCGCAGGGCCCGTATCAGTACCCTACAAGGAGTTGACTGCGGAAATACTGGCAGACAGTATCAAGTTTTCTCTCAAGCCAGAAGTACAAGAAGTCGCCAAGGATATGGCTATTCAGattggtgaagaagatggagctGGTGGTACTGCGCAGGATATCCAGGACCGTCTCGACATTGACAGCCTTCGTTGCGATATTTGTCCCGATCGACTGGCGAGCTGGCTTGATCGCAAGTCAGGAGCGCATCTCAGTGGCTTCGCCGTTGGTTGTCTCATAGATGCTGGGCTTCTTCAGTCCCAGAACCTGAAGCTACTCCGGCATAGGCACTGGTACGTAGATGAAGGAGCCGAGTACCCTCTTGTCGGTGCCGTAGCTGCAGTGTCAGGCTTCGCCTCAGCCATAGGAACTGCCACATCTGATTATGCCGAACGTCTAAGAAACTCCCCAGGCCGTGGAAAGACAAGGCGTTCCAGCATCGACGACACGCAAGAAGAGGTCTTGACAGATCCCGCAGAAGCCAAGACGGGAGAAGCCCGGCTTCGGAAAGGTCCACGTGGTGCAAACCAGAAAGACATGGAAATACTGGCACGGAAAATGGCAACCAAGACACTCAATGGCGCCGAGCCAGTCTTTCTTACTCCAAAACTGCGTCGACCTGTTACCGGCCTTCATCAGAAGCATAAAAAGGCGTGGAGGGCCCATGAAGGCGGCAGAAATGGCCGCGTCTTCTATGTCACACGTGTGACGGGTAAATACATAGGCGACCTTGCTGCAGCCAGCGCGCGAGCCCCTGTGGCTTTCTTCTACAACATCGCCAACGGATTCCACAACGCCCCGTCTAATTTCTGGAATGTTGAAGTTCGTCGCCGAGATGAGATAACAGGGCTGGGAAGTGGTCTTAAGGTTGCGGGCAAGGAGTTCGTTTTGGGCTTTTATGATGCGTTCAGTGGAATTGTGACAAAGCCTTATGAAGATACTAAAGCGAGAGGAATAAAGGGTCTCGGAAGAGGCTTGCTAAGAGGTGGGTTTGGCGTTTGTGGCAACTTGGGTGCAG CATGCTTTGGTCTTCCAGGATATGCGCTGAAGGGTTTTGAGAAGGAAATGATGAAGCATACAACGACGCGCTTGAAGGCAGAGCTGTTGCTGATCAGGCTGAGACAGGGCCACGATGATTGGCAGAAAGCGACAGAGGGCGAGAGGGAGGAGGTTGTAAGGCGCTGGAAGgcattaaaattatag
- a CDS encoding hypothetical protein (EggNog:ENOG41) has protein sequence MVSFSILRPTMLALGLTFGLPAMLYFSMLGALVVAPSLQAHALYLHKVTLTWFKDLNTPEQFGFAHHQVTPFCISTPDGVKLHTWHVLPLATYESHQEELLAQGPDSGLVDKFEETLNFRLLKENPNARLVLYFHGTSGTMASGWRPDSYRSLYSADPINTHVLTFDYRGHPPVAIALVNELAQKKPSVHFAGLVVTATFADIPQLTATYRIGGFIPVLSPVAKVKPLFAFFARQLSSTWDNMYRLGEFVKAAERYDVTLLHAEDDTDIPMEHSIKLYREAVRAAEGVKDSAENDEELLNRISIVEKGRGAGGSITVWPTSKGNIRLEILKYGVHDKIMAYPATGLAISRAFASVQQ, from the exons ATGGTCTCGTTCTCTATCCTGCGGCCGACGATGCTGGCGCTTGGTCTAACATTTGGCCTTCCAGCCATGTTATATTTCAGTATGTTGGGAGCGTTGGTCGTTGCGCCCTCTCTACAAGCTCACGCACTTTACCTACACAAAGTTACTTTGACGTGGTTCAAGGATCTAAACACACCAGAGCAATTTGGGTTCGCTCATCACCAAGTTACACCCTTCTGCATCTCAACGCCAGATGGAGTCAAGCTGCACACATGGCACGTACTTCCTTTAGCGACATACGAGTCACACCAGGAAGAATTATTAGCCCAAGGACCAGACAGTGGATTGGTAGACAAGTTTGAAGAAACATTGAACTTCCGCTTGCTAAAAGAGAACCCAAATGCTCGATTGGTGCTTTACTTTCATGGCACCAGTGGAACCATGGCCAGCGGCTGGCGCCCCGATAGCTACCGTTCTCTCTACTCAGCTGATCCCATCAACACCCACGTTCTGACATTCGACTACCGCGG GCATCCCCCAGTAGCCATCGCTCTTGTCAACGAGCTCGCACAGAAGAAGCCCTCCGTTCATTTTGCTGGATTGGTTGTTACAGCCACCTTTGCCGACATCCCCCAACTGACAGCTACCTATCGTATTGGCGGCTTTATCCCTGTGCTTTCGCCCGTAGCAAAGGTGAAGCCGCTGTTTGCTTTCTTCGCCCGACAACTCTCCAGTACCTGGGATAACATGTACAGACTGGGGGAGTTcgtcaaggctgctgagaggTACGATGTCACCCTTCTGCATGCCGAGGATGACACAGATATTCCTATGGAGCATTCCATTAAGCTTTACAGGGAAGCCGTCCGTGCTGCAGAGGGAGTCAAGGACTCGGCCGAGAATGATGAGGAGCTCCTCAACAGGATTAGCATTGTTGAGAAAGGACGCGGAGCAGGAGGCTCAATCACCGTGTGGCCTACCAGCAAGGGAAACATTAGACTCGAGATTCTGAAGTACGGTGTACATGACAAGATCATGGCGTATCCTGCGACCGGACTGGCGATAAGCAGGGCGTTCGCTTCGGTCCAGCAATAG